TACTTTTTCTCCTTTGTTATGCCCAGTTCATTTTCATTGGCGAGGCAGTAATTGGCGCCCAGGTCTGCATAGCAAAGTGCCAGTCCGTACTCTTCTCCTTGTGAATGCCGGAAGATCCGGGCAGCCTGCTCCAGGTAGGAAATGGCAGTTTTATATTGCTCGAGCTGTTTATAACAGGCGGCAATATTTTCATAGCATCCGGCTACGTCCAGGGTGTCGCCGAGTTCATGATATACAGCCACGGCTTCGAGGTTGGCATTAAGTGCCTTGTTGTAATCGGGCCAGCTGGCGTACATGGCACCCATGTTATAATATATGTCGCCATATAGCTGTTTGTATCCTGTCTCCCTGGCTTTTCGGATGCCTTTATTGTAGATTTCTTCTGCCTTTATAAAGTTACCATGACTCTGATAAAAGAACCCCAGGTGATAATAAGTATCCCCGATGGCATTGTGCAATTTAAGTTGTTCTGCCAGCCTGATTGCTTTGTTGGCATAGGCTTCTGCCATGTCTTCCCTGCCAAGTTTGCCATAGAACCTGAGCAGTTGTTCATAACGCTCCACCCTGGCCCTATCATCGGTTGGGAACTGCCTGTCTGCAAGCAGCAGGCTGTCTATAGTCCGCTGATGGCGCTGTTGAGGGAATCCTTTCTGGGATATGAATAGCAGGATAATAAAATAGAATAGCCGTAGCTGTTGGTTGGACATGACGCTTAAAAATGGCGCGTAAGATACAAAACAGCTGGAGAAGTTGGTATGATTTAATTGGGGGCAATCAATCCAAATGCAACATTTTGGAAAAATAATTATTAAAATGAACTTTGGAATCAATGAATAAAAAAGCGAAAAGAAAATATTCTTTTCGCTTTTTTATCTGAATGAAAATGTCAGATATCCTGAATATCTATTTTCTTTCCACTTTTACTAATCCCTGTCTGGTTGCGAGGTACAGCACACCATTGTTGTCAAATACCATGGTTGAAATATAGGAGGTGGGTATTGTAGAATTTTTGTTATGATAATTTTCCCAGTTATCTTTCAGGTCATATCTTATTAAGCCTGCTCTGTCTGTAGATATCCACAGCACTTTTTCCTTTTTGTCGTAAAGCACGCAGGTGGTATGATTAAAAGGCATTCCAGAATTATCTGTTGTGAACTGTTTGAAGGAGCCATCTGCATTTCTGATGGCAATACCTTCATCGGCGTTTATTTTTCCTTTTTCTCCTTTGTCGTATTCAAAAAGTGTGAAATAAAGATTTCCATTTTCATCTTCATCCATAGAGGTGATGCATTTACCTTTTAATACGGTCGCTGTCTTTTCAAAATTGGTCATTTTATTATTTTCATCAATCATGGCAGTGCCGCTGAAAGTACCGATCCATAATCTGTTCTTCGAATCTCTTCTGGCAAATGTTACACGATTGGAGGACAGGTCTTTAAACTGGCTTTTGTTGATATTAGACCATTTTCCATCTTTATATATGGTTATGCCTTCATCGGAACAGAAAAATACTTCGCCGGTTGTAGGATTATTGATAATGTTATAGGCGCCGTCAATACCAATTTCAGCAGCATCATACCTGGTCCATTTTGTATTATCATAACTATAGATGTTCCTGGTACCATATACCCATTTAACATTCTGATTGTCGGTAGCCAGCGCGTAATACGAAAACGCTTTTCCTTTGGGGGTAATATTTTGTTCCGCATTTTTAAACTCCTTACCATCAAAGGTTACAAGCCCATCATCTACGGTAAGCCAAATCAGGCCCGGTTTATCTATGGTAATATGGTCAATCATATTATTGGGCAGCGTGGAGTTGCCCGAAGTCCAGGATGTTATGGTATAGTTTTTTAAATTTTCATTTTTGTATTGATAGGTTTTGTTGTAGATCTCCGGGTCAGCAGGCCTGTCGAATGATTTCCGGAAATCTGCCATATTTACCCGTTGAATTTGTCCGGTGATTTTATTATCATTAATAGTGAAGAGGAGATTGATAGACGTTTTTTCTTCTATTTTCCCCTTGGAAATTGCGGGAGTCCACTTTTTAAACTTATTAAGTGCGGCTATAATTTTGGCTGTAACAGGGTTATCGGATATATCTGTGTGACTTAAAACACAGCCCCGTCCTTTGGCGCTGACGAGTACCTGGAACATCACATCGCCATGCATGCCTGTTAAGTTTAATTCCTCATTTAATTTATCCAGTAGTGCTGCGAATGCTGCTTCGTCATATCCCGCCTTGGGATTGCCGCAGTCCAGGCAGAAATGTGAGGCGCTGCAATTGTCAA
This window of the Chitinophaga sp. Cy-1792 genome carries:
- a CDS encoding two-component regulator propeller domain-containing protein, which codes for MMNKIKYLLLITLAACSLHVRAQNIFPVKLDNCSASHFCLDCGNPKAGYDEAAFAALLDKLNEELNLTGMHGDVMFQVLVSAKGRGCVLSHTDISDNPVTAKIIAALNKFKKWTPAISKGKIEEKTSINLLFTINDNKITGQIQRVNMADFRKSFDRPADPEIYNKTYQYKNENLKNYTITSWTSGNSTLPNNMIDHITIDKPGLIWLTVDDGLVTFDGKEFKNAEQNITPKGKAFSYYALATDNQNVKWVYGTRNIYSYDNTKWTRYDAAEIGIDGAYNIINNPTTGEVFFCSDEGITIYKDGKWSNINKSQFKDLSSNRVTFARRDSKNRLWIGTFSGTAMIDENNKMTNFEKTATVLKGKCITSMDEDENGNLYFTLFEYDKGEKGKINADEGIAIRNADGSFKQFTTDNSGMPFNHTTCVLYDKKEKVLWISTDRAGLIRYDLKDNWENYHNKNSTIPTSYISTMVFDNNGVLYLATRQGLVKVERK